One window of the Candidatus Jettenia sp. genome contains the following:
- a CDS encoding response regulator — protein MNNKIILLVEDNPDDVELTLRALKKHNIMNKVMVVNDGAEALDYLFRNGKYVDHTSSGLPEVILLDLKLPKIDGLEVLRRLRAHEQTKLLPVIILTSSSEERDLIESYRLGANSYIQKPVDFNQFSEAVRQLGVYWLLLNKSPNR, from the coding sequence GTGAACAATAAAATTATCTTGCTGGTAGAAGATAATCCGGATGATGTGGAACTTACGCTCCGTGCACTGAAAAAGCACAATATTATGAATAAAGTAATGGTTGTAAATGACGGAGCTGAAGCGCTGGATTACCTCTTTCGTAATGGTAAATATGTTGATCATACCTCAAGCGGTCTGCCAGAGGTCATACTGCTTGATTTAAAATTACCAAAAATAGATGGCCTGGAAGTATTGCGGCGTCTCCGCGCTCATGAACAGACAAAATTACTTCCAGTAATCATCCTTACTTCTTCAAGTGAGGAAAGGGATCTTATTGAGAGCTATAGATTAGGCGCTAACAGTTATATTCAAAAACCGGTTGATTTTAATCAATTCTCCGAAGCAGTACGGCAATTGGGAGTTTACTGGCTCCTGTTGAATAAATCTCCAAACCGATAA
- a CDS encoding response regulator: protein MGKPLRVLIIEDSLDDTELLLRELRCGGYDPVYERVETASGMKILLEQQEWDVVLSDHSMPLFSGIGALTQLQLSGLDLPFIIVSGTIGEEIAVAAMRAGAHDYLMKDNLARLVPAIERELKEAGERRKRKEAEEALRKSEASLANAQRIAHLGNWQWDILKNKVVGSDEFYRIFGKTRQTFNGTYETLLNFIHPDDRVFVKKSVREALDEKKSYCINFRILLSDGSVRIIHTEAEVIFDSAGKAIQMNGTNQDITEYKQAEEEKAKLREQLYHAQKLESVGKLVGCIAHDFNNILSAIIGYVELLQNKMKKYDSSEDDSSKNYIERILVIAEKAIHLTQNLLTFSRKEINNPKPVHLNTIIKRAESLLSNLICENIKLNIVLIDKNYTIMADSGQIEQILMNLATNARDAMPDGGILTIRTEIVTLDNAFIQNYGYGEIGKYVLVSISDTGMGMDAETQKMIFEPFFTTKKHGKGTGLGLAIVYGIVTQHQGYIQVDSARGKGTTFKIYLPIIESDVEEIIPQDLPTPVKGVETILLAEDNIEIRKIIKMVFRGSGYKVIDAVNGEEAVDKFIKNKDNIRLLVFDVMMPKKNGKEAYDEIKKIMPGIKVLFMSGYPKDGASNKIILEESLPFISKPVSPTGLLKKVREVLDT, encoded by the coding sequence ATGGGGAAACCTCTCCGCGTATTAATTATCGAAGACTCACTGGATGATACAGAACTCCTCCTCCGTGAATTGAGATGCGGTGGCTATGATCCGGTTTACGAGCGGGTCGAGACAGCCTCAGGCATGAAGATACTGCTTGAACAACAGGAATGGGATGTTGTCCTTTCTGATCACTCCATGCCGCTCTTTAGCGGGATTGGTGCGCTCACGCAGTTACAGCTCAGTGGGCTTGATCTGCCATTTATCATTGTATCGGGTACTATTGGAGAGGAGATAGCAGTAGCAGCCATGAGAGCAGGGGCTCATGATTACCTCATGAAGGATAACCTGGCGAGGCTTGTTCCTGCTATTGAACGGGAACTGAAAGAAGCAGGGGAACGAAGAAAGCGTAAAGAGGCAGAAGAGGCACTTCGGAAAAGCGAGGCCAGTCTTGCCAATGCACAACGAATCGCCCATCTGGGGAATTGGCAATGGGATATACTAAAAAACAAAGTAGTCGGATCTGATGAATTCTATCGCATTTTTGGTAAAACCCGACAAACATTCAATGGAACATATGAAACGCTTCTCAATTTTATTCATCCGGACGATAGAGTATTTGTTAAGAAATCTGTTCGAGAAGCACTAGATGAGAAAAAATCTTATTGTATTAACTTTCGTATTCTTTTATCAGACGGTTCGGTTCGTATTATACATACCGAGGCTGAAGTTATTTTTGACAGCGCTGGTAAAGCAATTCAAATGAATGGAACAAATCAGGATATCACAGAATATAAACAAGCAGAGGAAGAGAAGGCAAAATTGAGAGAGCAGCTCTACCATGCCCAGAAGCTGGAATCTGTTGGCAAACTTGTAGGATGTATTGCCCATGATTTTAACAATATTCTCTCTGCAATAATCGGCTATGTAGAATTACTACAGAATAAGATGAAAAAATATGATTCATCAGAGGATGACTCATCAAAGAATTATATTGAAAGAATCCTTGTCATAGCAGAAAAGGCCATTCATTTAACCCAAAATCTTCTTACCTTCAGTAGAAAAGAGATAAATAATCCTAAACCGGTACATTTAAATACCATTATAAAACGAGCTGAGAGCCTTCTTTCAAATCTCATTTGTGAAAATATTAAGCTCAATATCGTGCTTATCGATAAAAATTATACCATCATGGCAGATAGCGGTCAGATAGAACAAATCTTAATGAACCTTGCAACAAACGCACGGGATGCCATGCCGGACGGAGGGATTTTAACGATACGTACTGAAATTGTAACATTAGACAATGCTTTTATACAAAATTATGGCTACGGCGAGATTGGGAAATACGTCCTTGTATCTATTTCAGATACAGGCATGGGTATGGATGCAGAGACTCAAAAAATGATTTTTGAGCCGTTTTTTACAACGAAAAAGCACGGAAAAGGCACAGGTCTTGGGCTTGCAATCGTATATGGAATCGTTACACAACACCAGGGTTACATACAGGTTGATAGTGCACGAGGAAAAGGCACAACATTCAAGATTTATTTACCCATAATTGAATCTGATGTTGAGGAAATAATACCTCAGGATTTGCCAACCCCTGTAAAAGGTGTTGAAACGATACTGCTCGCAGAAGATAACATAGAAATCAGAAAAATCATTAAAATGGTATTTAGAGGGTCAGGTTATAAAGTTATCGACGCCGTGAACGGAGAAGAAGCAGTAGATAAGTTTATAAAAAATAAAGACAATATCCGGCTTCTTGTCTTTGATGTTATGATGCCAAAAAAAAATGGAAAAGAGGCATATGATGAAATAAAGAAAATAATGCCTGGAATAAAGGTTCTTTTTATGAGCGGTTATCCAAAAGATGGAGCGAGTAATAAAATAATCCTGGAAGAAAGCTTACCGTTTATTTCAAAACCTGTTTCACCAACCGGACTTTTGAAAAAGGTGAGAGAAGTATTGGATACTTAG